Proteins co-encoded in one Streptomyces sp. NBC_01283 genomic window:
- the rpmF gene encoding 50S ribosomal protein L32, protein MAVPKRKMSRSNTRHRRAQWKATTPQLVPVTVDGSAYLVPQRLAKAYERGLLRPEG, encoded by the coding sequence ATGGCCGTACCAAAGCGGAAGATGTCCCGCAGCAACACCCGCCACCGCCGAGCCCAGTGGAAGGCCACCACCCCGCAGCTCGTGCCGGTCACCGTCGACGGCTCGGCCTACCTGGTGCCCCAGCGGCTTGCCAAGGCGTACGAGCGCGGCCTGCTGCGCCCCGAGGGCTGA
- a CDS encoding membrane-associated oxidoreductase, producing MEITDLTPAEHRVWQAFTFGEGVDFREGPDDDPRGGASWGPERTVRAEVLRALLLNGPTRDGEIAGMKLKGARITGRLDLMYGTVEHPVRLRSCHFEETPNLYGAQMRALVLSDSVLPGLRAGTLRVELVLRITCCRITGPVRLAGAQIAGAFFANGAELGPAPDEPPAPDPAEAAEAVLQLNHAVIGTDVWAVGLVAHGQVRLNGATVGGLVNLDDAELSARTPGEAALHAETLSVGTDLRAMRLRAHGTLNLSGARIPRHVNLAHARLSHPGGTALRASSCVVGEVWLREAAPIQGTVNLRRSQLDLLHVPPEVWPGQVKLDGLAYQRLAPHLPAEQRLPLLEREAGGYLPQGYEQLAAAYRTVGDEAAARTVQLAKLRRHRRTLPAYARVWGHLQDVTVGYGFRPMRAAGWLLVLLLAGALAFALHHPRPLKSDEAPDFNPVFYTLDLLLPIIGFGQEPAFAPDGWYQWLSYVLVATGWVLVTTVAAGITRSLSRQ from the coding sequence ATGGAGATCACCGACTTGACACCGGCGGAGCACCGCGTCTGGCAGGCGTTCACGTTCGGCGAGGGCGTCGACTTCCGCGAGGGCCCCGACGACGACCCCCGGGGCGGTGCCTCCTGGGGGCCCGAGCGGACCGTGCGCGCCGAGGTGCTGCGGGCGCTGCTGCTCAACGGGCCGACGCGGGACGGCGAGATAGCCGGCATGAAGCTGAAGGGGGCACGCATCACCGGGCGGCTCGACCTCATGTACGGAACGGTCGAGCACCCCGTACGACTGCGGTCCTGTCACTTCGAGGAGACGCCGAACCTGTACGGGGCGCAGATGCGCGCCCTGGTCCTGAGCGACTCGGTCCTGCCGGGGCTGAGGGCGGGAACCCTCCGGGTGGAGCTCGTCCTGCGGATCACCTGCTGCCGGATAACGGGCCCCGTGCGGCTCGCGGGCGCCCAGATCGCCGGGGCGTTCTTCGCCAACGGGGCGGAGCTCGGCCCCGCCCCCGACGAGCCGCCCGCCCCGGACCCCGCGGAGGCCGCCGAAGCGGTGCTGCAGCTGAACCACGCGGTGATCGGCACCGACGTATGGGCCGTCGGCCTGGTGGCCCATGGCCAGGTCCGGCTGAACGGCGCCACCGTGGGAGGACTGGTCAACCTCGATGACGCTGAACTGAGCGCCCGCACCCCCGGCGAAGCCGCCCTGCACGCCGAGACCTTGTCGGTCGGCACCGATCTGCGGGCCATGCGGTTGCGCGCCCACGGCACGCTCAACCTGAGCGGCGCCAGGATCCCGCGGCACGTCAATCTCGCCCACGCCCGCCTCTCCCACCCCGGCGGCACGGCCCTGCGCGCCAGCAGCTGCGTCGTCGGCGAGGTGTGGCTGCGGGAAGCCGCCCCGATCCAGGGCACCGTGAACCTGCGCCGCTCCCAGCTCGACCTGCTGCACGTCCCTCCGGAGGTGTGGCCGGGCCAGGTCAAGCTCGACGGCCTCGCCTACCAGCGGCTGGCCCCGCACCTGCCCGCCGAGCAGCGGCTGCCGCTCCTCGAACGCGAGGCGGGCGGCTATCTCCCGCAGGGCTACGAGCAGTTGGCCGCCGCGTACCGCACGGTGGGCGACGAGGCCGCCGCCCGCACCGTGCAGCTGGCCAAGCTCCGCCGCCACCGGCGCACCCTGCCGGCGTACGCGAGGGTGTGGGGTCACCTCCAGGACGTGACGGTGGGCTACGGGTTCCGGCCGATGCGCGCCGCCGGATGGCTGCTCGTCCTGCTGCTCGCCGGTGCGCTCGCCTTCGCTCTGCACCATCCGCGACCGCTGAAGTCCGACGAGGCCCCCGATTTCAATCCCGTCTTCTACACGCTCGACCTGCTCCTCCCGATCATCGGCTTCGGCCAGGAGCCGGCCTTCGCGCCGGACGGCTGGTACCAGTGGCTCTCGTATGTGCTGGTCGCCACGGGCTGGGTGCTCGTCACCACGGTCGCGGCCGGCATCACCCGCTCCCTCAGCCGCCAGTGA
- a CDS encoding substrate-binding domain-containing protein has protein sequence MREPRDVRRQRILAVLESRGEARLSDLADDLEVSVITVRRDVEDLAQEGKLRRGHGVARSVGPVEHHAAPAAPVASGGAVALMVPERHTYLYETMHGARGVLGEAGMRVALHIAPQVEGAERPLVERVLADEVRGLLIAPRWRTEAEEEADYAWLAASGVPTVLMERRPRAGSALHAMDSVCTDHWYGIHLAVDHLVRLGHRRIVLAARDDSPTARALRVAFADIAASRPDVEDWSIMLSAEGAGPGRAREPLDLAARLRERGATAAVLHGDVDALMLVQQLMDRGVRVPQDCSVVAYDDVVAALGSTPLTAVSPPKHEVGRTAAGLLLRRLDELAGAGAGPAQRVQLLPELKVRGSTTNIRIV, from the coding sequence ATGCGGGAGCCGAGGGATGTCAGGCGGCAGCGGATACTCGCCGTCTTGGAGTCGCGTGGCGAGGCGCGGCTGAGTGATCTCGCCGACGATCTCGAGGTCTCGGTGATCACCGTGCGCCGGGACGTCGAAGACCTGGCTCAGGAGGGCAAGTTGCGGCGCGGGCACGGGGTGGCGCGGTCGGTCGGTCCCGTGGAGCACCACGCCGCGCCCGCCGCACCCGTGGCGAGCGGCGGGGCCGTGGCGCTGATGGTGCCGGAGCGCCACACCTATCTGTACGAGACGATGCACGGCGCCCGTGGTGTCCTCGGCGAGGCCGGAATGCGCGTCGCCCTGCATATCGCGCCGCAGGTGGAGGGCGCCGAACGGCCGCTGGTCGAGCGGGTGTTGGCCGACGAGGTGCGGGGTCTGCTCATCGCCCCGCGCTGGCGCACCGAGGCCGAGGAGGAGGCGGACTACGCCTGGCTCGCGGCTTCGGGCGTGCCCACCGTCCTGATGGAGCGGCGGCCACGCGCGGGCAGTGCGCTGCACGCCATGGACTCGGTCTGCACCGACCACTGGTACGGCATCCACCTCGCCGTCGACCACCTCGTCCGGCTCGGTCACCGGCGGATCGTCCTGGCCGCGCGCGACGACAGCCCGACGGCCCGCGCCCTGCGGGTCGCCTTCGCCGACATCGCCGCGTCGCGGCCCGACGTCGAGGACTGGAGCATCATGCTCAGTGCCGAGGGCGCGGGCCCCGGCCGGGCGCGCGAGCCGCTGGACCTCGCGGCGCGGCTCCGTGAGCGCGGGGCGACTGCCGCCGTCCTGCACGGTGACGTCGACGCCCTGATGCTCGTCCAGCAGCTCATGGACCGCGGGGTGCGGGTGCCGCAGGACTGCTCGGTGGTGGCGTACGACGACGTGGTGGCCGCGCTCGGCAGCACTCCGCTGACCGCCGTGTCCCCGCCGAAGCACGAGGTGGGACGGACGGCGGCCGGGCTTCTGCTGCGCAGGCTCGACGAGTTGGCGGGAGCGGGCGCCGGGCCCGCCCAGCGTGTGCAGCTGCTGCCGGAGCTCAAGGTCCGCGGGTCCACCACGAACATCAGGATCGTTTGA
- a CDS encoding ABC transporter substrate-binding protein, with the protein MPGRPSRRSLLAVTAAVPMAGALSACSDSTGRTSSSKGGTTRITFWSALRGSQEVVDAFNKTHDRIQVEFQQIPSGAMGGYAKLSNAARAGNAPDVATIEYPQVPGFAIDGVLRDITSLISDRLRAKLLPQALGLTTFEKRVFTVPLDVEPMVLHYRADLFDRYGIQVPRTWDEFTDAARTVRDKAGDRRIAVFPTDGGTQFAAWAWQAGAQWFDTRDNAWNVSLTDRPTRKVAAYWQRLIDDDLLFVNATESRHYDSQLSEGLALARLSGAWDAGSQMNARPAQKGQWAIAPLPQWDPDAPVVGTHGGSTFAVTKDSEHPEAAMEFIEWQVSHPEALRARLSSGTSSQYPAVPDLVAVGRRAFDRSYYSGQDIYGLFEQQAETIRDGWVWGPRMTATQRVMQDGFARAGGGKGSLIDAVHAAHDGTMPDLKALGLSITEHST; encoded by the coding sequence ATGCCTGGTCGACCGAGCCGCCGGTCCCTGCTCGCCGTGACAGCCGCAGTTCCCATGGCAGGTGCGCTCAGCGCCTGTTCGGACAGCACGGGCCGTACGTCGAGCAGCAAGGGCGGCACCACACGCATCACCTTCTGGTCCGCACTGCGCGGAAGCCAGGAAGTGGTCGACGCGTTCAACAAGACCCACGACCGCATCCAGGTCGAGTTCCAGCAGATCCCGTCCGGCGCCATGGGCGGATACGCCAAGCTCAGCAACGCCGCCCGGGCCGGAAACGCCCCGGACGTGGCCACCATCGAATACCCCCAGGTCCCCGGCTTCGCCATCGACGGCGTTCTCCGGGACATCACCTCACTCATCAGCGACCGGCTGCGCGCCAAGCTGCTGCCGCAGGCGCTCGGCCTCACCACCTTCGAGAAGCGGGTCTTCACCGTCCCGCTCGACGTGGAGCCGATGGTGCTGCACTACCGTGCCGACCTGTTCGACCGGTACGGCATCCAAGTCCCGCGCACCTGGGACGAGTTCACCGACGCCGCCCGCACCGTACGGGACAAGGCGGGCGACCGGCGCATCGCGGTCTTCCCCACCGACGGCGGCACCCAGTTCGCCGCGTGGGCGTGGCAGGCGGGCGCCCAGTGGTTCGACACCCGCGACAACGCCTGGAACGTCTCGCTGACGGACCGTCCGACCCGGAAGGTCGCGGCGTACTGGCAGCGGCTCATCGACGACGACCTCCTCTTCGTCAACGCCACCGAGAGCAGGCACTACGACTCGCAGCTCAGTGAGGGCCTGGCCCTCGCCCGGCTCAGCGGAGCCTGGGACGCGGGCTCGCAGATGAACGCGCGACCGGCCCAGAAGGGCCAGTGGGCCATCGCCCCGCTCCCGCAGTGGGACCCCGACGCCCCGGTCGTCGGCACTCACGGCGGCTCCACGTTCGCCGTCACCAAGGACAGCGAACACCCCGAGGCCGCCATGGAGTTCATCGAATGGCAGGTCTCGCACCCCGAGGCCCTGCGCGCCCGCCTCTCCAGCGGCACCAGCAGCCAGTACCCGGCCGTCCCCGACCTGGTCGCCGTGGGCCGCAGGGCCTTCGACCGCTCCTACTACTCGGGCCAGGACATCTACGGCCTCTTCGAGCAGCAGGCCGAGACGATCCGTGACGGCTGGGTCTGGGGCCCGCGGATGACCGCCACCCAGCGGGTGATGCAGGACGGCTTCGCCCGCGCCGGCGGCGGCAAGGGCTCGCTCATCGACGCCGTGCACGCCGCGCACGACGGAACGATGCCGGACCTCAAGGCTCTTGGCCTCTCCATCACCGAGCACAGCACATGA
- a CDS encoding carbohydrate ABC transporter permease produces the protein MTTTAPPARATRTADAPVPARGGRTRARRREHMACGVLMTPFLVLLVTVFLIPVGTAVWLSFFSDDQPGLGFGPERTVFVGLRSYTAVLTDPTFLGSLGLVALYCLIYIPLMVIGALSLALLLDSGVVRLRAWAQLGLFLPHAVPGIIAALIWLYLYTPGLSPVVDVLSKGDIHIDFLGVNTVLPSIVNIALWSNLGYNVVIFYAALQAVPREVIEAAVVDGAGAVRTALQVKAPLVRSSIVMVAMFTLIWAMQLFTEPMLLSQSSPMINSRFSPSMYIYDAAFTRNNYGLAAAASVILLLCTVALSYGVTRWTNRSQKEAAR, from the coding sequence ATGACCACGACCGCGCCCCCGGCCCGCGCCACCCGCACCGCCGACGCTCCCGTCCCCGCCCGCGGCGGCCGCACGCGGGCGCGACGCCGTGAACACATGGCGTGCGGTGTCCTGATGACCCCCTTCCTGGTCCTGCTGGTGACGGTCTTCCTGATTCCCGTCGGCACCGCGGTCTGGCTGAGCTTCTTCAGCGACGACCAGCCGGGCCTCGGCTTCGGCCCGGAACGCACGGTCTTCGTGGGCCTGCGCAGCTACACGGCCGTCCTCACCGACCCGACCTTCCTCGGCAGCCTCGGCCTGGTCGCCCTCTACTGCCTGATCTACATCCCCCTGATGGTGATCGGCGCACTCTCCCTCGCCCTGCTGCTCGACTCGGGCGTCGTACGGCTGCGCGCCTGGGCCCAGTTGGGGCTCTTCCTGCCGCACGCGGTGCCCGGCATCATCGCGGCCCTCATCTGGCTGTACCTCTACACGCCGGGACTCAGCCCGGTCGTCGACGTGCTCTCCAAGGGCGACATCCACATCGACTTCCTCGGGGTGAACACCGTGCTCCCGTCGATCGTGAACATCGCCCTGTGGAGCAACCTCGGCTACAACGTGGTCATCTTCTACGCCGCCCTGCAGGCCGTGCCCCGCGAAGTGATCGAGGCAGCCGTGGTCGATGGCGCCGGAGCGGTGCGCACCGCACTCCAGGTCAAGGCACCCCTGGTGCGCTCCTCGATCGTCATGGTCGCCATGTTCACCCTGATCTGGGCGATGCAGCTGTTCACCGAACCGATGCTGCTCAGCCAGTCGTCCCCGATGATCAACTCGCGCTTCTCGCCCAGCATGTACATCTACGACGCGGCCTTCACCCGCAACAACTACGGCCTCGCCGCCGCTGCCTCGGTGATCCTGCTCCTGTGCACGGTCGCCCTGTCGTACGGCGTCACCCGCTGGACCAACCGCTCCCAGAAGGAGGCCGCACGATGA
- a CDS encoding carbohydrate ABC transporter permease, producing MSADTLTAHRPRLLGRTVVNTVVGIAVLYTLLPVLWLVLAASKNRDALFSSDFFSLADFSFVRNLQDLFTTDGGLYGRWYTNSLLYAVLGAAISALVSVACGYAFDKYRFPHKEKAFGLVLAAVMVPQTVLALPLYLMASATGVVDTFWAVFIPVLFNPFGVYLGRIFSQGYVPDEVLEAARVDGAGELTTYVRVSLRMLGPGLVTVFLFQLTAIWNNFFLPMVMLSDEKLYPVSLGLYTWNSSATVSPEYYPVVIMGSLLAVLPLILAFVLLQRFWKSGLTAGSVK from the coding sequence ATGAGCGCCGACACCCTCACCGCGCACCGCCCCCGCCTCCTGGGCCGCACCGTCGTCAACACCGTGGTCGGCATCGCGGTGCTCTACACCCTGCTGCCCGTCCTGTGGCTGGTGCTCGCCGCCTCCAAGAACCGCGACGCGCTGTTCAGCAGCGACTTCTTCTCGCTGGCCGACTTCTCCTTCGTGCGGAACCTGCAGGACCTGTTCACGACGGACGGCGGTCTCTACGGCCGCTGGTACACCAACAGCCTGCTCTACGCCGTCCTGGGCGCCGCGATCAGCGCACTGGTGAGTGTCGCCTGCGGCTACGCCTTCGACAAGTACCGCTTCCCGCACAAGGAGAAGGCCTTCGGCCTGGTGCTCGCGGCGGTGATGGTGCCGCAGACGGTGCTCGCGCTGCCGCTCTACCTGATGGCATCGGCCACGGGCGTCGTCGACACCTTCTGGGCGGTGTTCATCCCGGTCCTCTTCAACCCGTTCGGCGTCTATCTGGGGCGGATCTTCAGCCAGGGATACGTGCCCGACGAGGTTCTCGAAGCCGCCCGGGTGGACGGTGCGGGGGAGCTCACCACCTATGTGCGCGTCTCCCTGCGGATGCTGGGCCCCGGCCTGGTCACGGTGTTCCTCTTCCAGCTCACCGCCATCTGGAACAACTTCTTCCTGCCGATGGTGATGCTTTCGGACGAGAAGCTGTACCCGGTGAGCCTCGGCCTCTACACGTGGAACAGTTCGGCCACCGTCTCGCCCGAGTACTACCCCGTGGTGATCATGGGATCGCTCCTCGCGGTGCTGCCGCTGATCCTCGCCTTCGTGCTGCTGCAGCGCTTCTGGAAGTCGGGTCTCACGGCCGGCTCGGTCAAGTGA
- a CDS encoding hydroxyacid dehydrogenase encodes MNGTHRPRAALAMARDAARAVLGPDALAALGQVCDLAPDTVLDDFTTEEARSVLRDVEVLVTGWGCPPLGAAALAAAPRLRAVVHTAGSVRGHITEECWDRGIEVSSAAAANALPVAEYTVAMILLSGKHVMERAREFKATRRRDAWLGLSHGVGNYGRTVGILSASMIGRRVIELLRPYDFQVLLHDPYVSDGEALELGVRPVGIGELFADSDVVSVHTPLLPATRGLVGRELIAAMRHEAVLINTARGAVLDQDALTEAALAGRVRAVLDVTDPEVLPSEHPLWECDHVMITPHLAGSQGNEWGRLADLAVTELGRWAAGDGFAHAVRRERLAYLA; translated from the coding sequence ATGAACGGCACCCACCGTCCGCGCGCGGCGCTCGCCATGGCCCGGGACGCGGCGCGGGCCGTGCTCGGCCCCGATGCCCTGGCCGCACTCGGCCAGGTCTGCGATCTGGCGCCGGACACCGTCCTGGACGACTTCACCACCGAAGAGGCGCGCTCCGTGCTCCGCGACGTGGAGGTCCTGGTCACCGGCTGGGGCTGTCCGCCGCTGGGCGCCGCCGCGCTCGCGGCGGCGCCCCGGCTGCGGGCCGTCGTCCACACCGCGGGGTCGGTACGCGGCCACATCACCGAGGAGTGCTGGGACCGGGGCATCGAGGTGTCGTCGGCGGCGGCGGCCAACGCCCTGCCCGTCGCCGAGTACACCGTCGCCATGATCCTGCTCAGCGGGAAGCACGTCATGGAGCGGGCGCGGGAGTTCAAGGCCACCCGGCGCCGCGACGCATGGCTCGGCCTGTCGCACGGCGTGGGCAACTACGGCCGAACGGTCGGCATCCTCTCCGCCTCGATGATCGGCCGCCGCGTCATCGAACTCCTCCGCCCGTACGACTTCCAGGTCCTGCTGCACGACCCGTACGTCTCCGACGGGGAGGCCCTGGAGCTCGGGGTACGCCCGGTCGGCATCGGGGAGCTGTTCGCGGACAGCGACGTCGTCAGCGTCCACACCCCGCTGCTGCCCGCCACCCGCGGCCTGGTCGGCCGTGAGCTGATCGCCGCGATGCGCCACGAGGCGGTGCTCATCAACACGGCCCGCGGCGCGGTGCTCGACCAGGACGCCCTCACCGAAGCCGCGCTGGCCGGGCGCGTCCGCGCCGTCCTCGATGTCACCGACCCCGAAGTCCTGCCTTCCGAGCACCCGTTGTGGGAGTGCGACCACGTCATGATCACCCCCCACCTGGCGGGTTCGCAGGGCAACGAGTGGGGGCGCCTCGCCGATCTCGCCGTCACCGAGCTCGGCCGCTGGGCCGCGGGCGACGGTTTCGCCCATGCCGTACGACGCGAAAGGCTGGCCTACCTCGCATGA
- a CDS encoding DUF2264 domain-containing protein, protein MSIPGPSGIPGLPQDDRELSPHTGYTREHWEAVADGLLSAAWKWATPRGALLDLPGRPSASGVRSDGLEGYARTFLAAAFRVAGAEGKDPHGWLDRYASGLAAGTRTPGRDDAESWPVILDHQVQGQPMVESASVALGLRLTRPWLWDRLDTDVQDRAEEWLRGAIRHVPAPNNWYLFPYTVAGFLESVGRGDAETARVRERALGLLETWYRGQGWYADGDGRAFDHYNGWALHLYPTLDAQLASDKDQLATHGARLHTHLESFGLLFGADGAPIHFGRSLTYRFAAGASVALGALTGHTPLTPGASRRLLSGSLRYFLDRGSVGADGLLSLGWHGPHDATLQSYSGPASPYWASKAFVGLLAPAGHPLWTATEEPAPSEGGDTVLALPAPGLLVQSTRADGIVRLHNHGSDHARPHEAESAAHEDPLYARHAYSTRTGPTAPGNTPDNHFAVEVAGVRSARTRIQPLGAGQGDGWGWAASRHTPAFVSGPPMVPGLSVESVTVVKGRHELRAHRVVGAPPGARVTHTGWATGPEEPLLSALHPLHGWTGQDELRAPQGTAFTRWARLPRLTADAQGTAVYASLAMLTAAPEPEPLADAATVVNATEDTVQVRWADDGSLTRITFAPPAVEHG, encoded by the coding sequence ATGAGCATCCCCGGACCGTCCGGAATACCCGGACTGCCTCAAGACGACCGGGAGTTGAGCCCCCATACCGGTTATACGCGCGAGCACTGGGAGGCCGTCGCCGACGGCCTTCTGAGCGCCGCCTGGAAGTGGGCGACACCCCGCGGCGCCCTGCTCGACCTGCCGGGCCGCCCCTCCGCGTCCGGCGTGCGCTCGGACGGCCTGGAGGGATACGCCCGCACCTTCCTCGCCGCCGCGTTCCGCGTGGCGGGCGCCGAGGGCAAGGACCCGCACGGCTGGCTCGACCGGTACGCGTCGGGGCTCGCCGCGGGCACCCGTACGCCCGGCCGCGACGACGCCGAGTCCTGGCCGGTGATCCTCGACCACCAGGTCCAGGGCCAGCCGATGGTCGAGTCCGCGTCCGTCGCCCTCGGCCTGCGGCTGACCCGCCCCTGGCTGTGGGACCGGCTCGACACCGACGTACAGGACCGGGCGGAGGAGTGGCTGCGCGGAGCGATACGCCATGTCCCCGCACCCAACAACTGGTACCTCTTCCCCTACACCGTGGCCGGGTTCCTGGAGTCGGTGGGGCGCGGTGACGCGGAGACGGCCAGGGTGCGCGAGCGGGCACTCGGGCTTCTGGAGACCTGGTACCGCGGCCAGGGCTGGTACGCCGACGGAGACGGCCGCGCCTTCGACCACTACAACGGCTGGGCACTGCACCTGTACCCGACGCTGGACGCCCAACTGGCCTCTGATAAAGACCAGTTGGCTACCCACGGCGCCCGCCTCCACACACACCTGGAGAGCTTCGGGCTCCTCTTCGGCGCCGACGGCGCCCCGATCCACTTCGGCCGCTCCCTGACCTACCGCTTCGCCGCGGGCGCCTCCGTGGCCCTCGGTGCGCTCACCGGCCACACGCCCCTGACACCCGGTGCCTCGCGACGGCTCCTCAGCGGCTCCCTGCGCTACTTCCTCGACCGCGGCTCCGTCGGCGCCGACGGTCTGCTGAGCCTCGGCTGGCACGGCCCGCACGACGCGACCCTCCAGTCCTACTCCGGTCCCGCCTCGCCGTACTGGGCGTCGAAGGCGTTCGTCGGCCTCCTGGCACCGGCCGGCCACCCGCTGTGGACCGCCACGGAGGAACCCGCCCCCAGCGAGGGCGGCGACACGGTCCTCGCACTGCCCGCACCCGGCCTCCTCGTACAGAGCACCCGCGCCGACGGGATCGTACGGCTGCACAACCACGGCAGTGACCACGCGCGCCCGCACGAGGCCGAGTCGGCGGCCCACGAGGATCCGCTCTACGCCCGCCACGCCTACTCCACACGGACCGGCCCCACGGCACCCGGCAATACCCCGGACAACCACTTCGCGGTGGAGGTGGCGGGAGTCCGCAGCGCCCGCACCCGCATCCAGCCGCTGGGCGCCGGGCAGGGCGACGGCTGGGGCTGGGCCGCGTCCCGGCACACCCCCGCCTTCGTGAGCGGCCCGCCCATGGTGCCGGGGCTGTCCGTGGAGAGCGTCACCGTGGTCAAGGGGCGCCACGAACTGCGCGCGCACCGCGTCGTCGGCGCACCGCCCGGCGCCCGCGTCACGCACACGGGCTGGGCGACGGGCCCCGAGGAGCCCCTGCTCTCCGCGCTCCACCCGTTGCACGGCTGGACGGGCCAGGACGAACTGCGTGCACCCCAGGGCACGGCCTTCACCCGGTGGGCCCGCCTGCCGCGCCTCACGGCCGATGCGCAGGGCACGGCCGTGTACGCGTCCCTGGCCATGCTCACCGCGGCTCCGGAACCCGAGCCGCTGGCGGACGCGGCCACAGTGGTGAACGCGACGGAGGACACCGTGCAGGTGAGGTGGGCGGACGACGGCTCCCTGACCCGGATCACCTTCGCCCCGCCGGCCGTCGAGCACGGCTGA
- a CDS encoding MerR family transcriptional regulator, whose amino-acid sequence MSYTVGQVSGFAGVTVRTLHHYDRSGLLVPSERSPGGYRLYGEADLARLQQILFYRELGFALEEIAEIVEDPQANALDQLRARHKALVEQIGKLGRLVEVAERAMEVQQTGVPLGPQERFEVFGEITFDLSYATEAGLKWENSAGHREAMSRAAAHSKEDWARIMGEAAAWRTDLIKAFAEGEPAGGKRAMALAEEHRLHISRWFTPCPPAMHLRIAADYAADPRAYALVIPPSEQLPGLAEFLHAAIRANAGQVADGVEER is encoded by the coding sequence ATGAGTTACACGGTGGGGCAGGTCTCCGGGTTCGCGGGGGTCACCGTCCGCACGCTGCATCACTACGACCGGTCCGGGCTGCTCGTGCCCAGCGAGCGGAGCCCGGGAGGGTACCGCCTGTACGGTGAGGCCGACCTGGCCCGCCTCCAGCAGATCCTCTTCTACCGCGAACTCGGCTTCGCCCTGGAGGAGATCGCGGAGATCGTCGAGGACCCGCAGGCCAACGCGCTCGACCAGCTACGGGCCCGGCACAAGGCGCTGGTGGAGCAGATCGGCAAGCTGGGACGCCTGGTGGAAGTGGCCGAGCGGGCCATGGAGGTGCAGCAGACCGGCGTGCCGCTCGGCCCCCAGGAGCGGTTCGAGGTGTTCGGCGAGATCACCTTCGACCTGAGCTACGCCACCGAGGCCGGGCTCAAGTGGGAGAACAGCGCGGGACACCGGGAAGCGATGAGCCGCGCCGCCGCCCACTCCAAGGAGGACTGGGCCCGGATCATGGGCGAGGCGGCGGCCTGGCGGACCGACCTCATCAAGGCCTTCGCCGAGGGCGAGCCCGCCGGGGGGAAGCGGGCCATGGCCCTCGCCGAGGAACACCGCCTGCACATCAGCCGCTGGTTCACACCCTGCCCACCCGCCATGCACCTGCGCATCGCCGCCGACTACGCGGCAGACCCCCGCGCCTACGCCCTCGTCATCCCCCCTTCGGAGCAGCTCCCCGGCCTGGCCGAGTTCCTGCATGCGGCGATACGGGCCAACGCGGGGCAGGTCGCGGACGGGGTGGAGGAGCGATGA